The Macadamia integrifolia cultivar HAES 741 unplaced genomic scaffold, SCU_Mint_v3 scaffold1737, whole genome shotgun sequence DNA window CTGGGGAAGAGAAGgataactttttttctttccgcTAAAGATTCcggaaattttattaaaagaataaTCAAAAGAAACATACAATGCGAGATAGGAgtcccaccttcgacattgccatcagcaaggcCCTAAAGTGCAGGCTACAAAATTTATAACGTGGTATGTTAGTCACATCAGCTATCAATTCCTCCCTGATATTGTTTGGGAAGGAAATTGTAGCACTAGACACACCCAATTCAGCCGCCTCCTTTGCTAGTTAGTTAGCAATCGAATTTGCCTCTCTGAAGCaatgtaaaattttcaaatgattGAATTAATTAAGGCTCCACTGACATCCAATATTGCATTGCAAACCATGAAATCGATCTGGACTGAATTGCCATGAAAACCACCATCGAGTCTGCTTCAATCCATATTTCTTGTTTCTTATTGTAAATGACATGCTGAATTCCCTCCATCGGACTGAAATTCAGCCACATAATTGATCTGAATTCCAATGAAAATTTTAGATGAGCTGATGATATCACCCTTGTTGTCTCCAAGGATCCCTTGCACCGACGCCACTGGGCTTCCACTTAAGCAGCTGTCCACATTGAGCTACATCCACTTGTGATTTGCACCAGAAAACCTCTAGTGGAGTCCTATGTAAGAACGGTAACGCCTATAAACCTAGCCTACGACAGCACAGAAGGTCCCAGAGgacagaagagaagaaaaactcTGTTTCATTTGATATATCTCATCAAACCTTATCCCTTAAAtgcctatttttttttgggtagattcCACATCCGGTTTATCCTATTGTCATCTTTATGTTAATGGCCATCAAATTAGTTGCAAACTAGGGCGTCTCACTCTGAGGACAATCTTGGCGATTAGGGGGGTCAGATCAATTGATTTGATCTGGTCCGGATCAATTAGTTTCAAGCTGGAATTGGGCGAAGATAAAGCTGAACCCCAAATCTCACTCCAGAGCTGAAAGGAATGAACTCTAGTAACATGCATTGTATATATTAATTATCGAAGTCATACACTGATAGATTGCACCCTACCCATCATCATAATAACATTTACAAGcctttattataataataataataataataataataataataataatacaacaCAACTACAAGAAACTCCAGCGCACTCTTCGGATTACATTTCATATAGCTTAGATGGAAGGCGTGGAGAGAACAGGACTTCCAGAGGGGTTTTTTTGGGAAGGGTAAGACCTAATCCTTCATTCATGTCTATTGGTTCACATGAAGGGGTCTCCATATTGAACCCATGTAGCAAACGAGCTAGTGTTAAGTGTAAGATTTGCATGGCGAATGTGATACCTGGGCAAGATCTGACCCCAGAGCCAAAAGGAACGAACTCAAATTGCTGACCCCTCACATCTACATTATCATGTGTTGTGAGAAATCTCTCTGGTTTGAATTCGTGAGGATCTAACCAAACACGAGGATCTCTTTGTAATTTCCAAATGTTCACCAGCAGTTTTGTGCCTTTAGGAACATGATATCCACCCACTTGGCAGTCTTCCATGGCTTGATGTGGTACCGGTATGGGTGCTGCAGGGTATAAACGCAATGTTTCCTTCACGATTGCTTGTAAGTATACCAAATTTTTAATATCAGATTCATCCACGTGTCTGTCTCTACCAACATAGTTGTCCAGCTCATCTTGGGCTTTTCCTAATACATGACGGTTGTTTAGAAGTAAGGAGAGGGCCCATGTCAGGCTGAGGGATGTAGAGTCCGAACCAGCTACTATTAGAGTCTGAAttatgaagaaaagaaggaaaagaaatgcTATTAGTTTCAGGCTGGGAGAATACAAATAATAATGCTGCAATGTCAGGCCCATGCTTTGTTAAAAAGATTTGATTTGTCACCAAGTTTTGTACGAGTCAAAGAAATATaatctaaaagggtattttaaaaaataatataatttaaaaagaTATTTGTGAATCCTAAAGGGAAATGAATTGTTCTATTTCTTTGATTATCGTCTGCAACCCATGTAGTAACCAATAAAGATAGGatccagaaaaagaaaaaagaaagctgCTGCCCCGATTGTAACCAAGTACCTACAACCTCTTGTAGCAGCCAAGGAGAATTCCAAGGCAGGTTTGAAAGTACCTTACTAAGGTGAAAATTTTCACCGGCCCCTACCCCTAAGATTCTATTCCCCTGGCTGCTATTAGGAGTTGCAGCCCAACCTGAGCGCAGCCAAGTTTCCTTAAGATCGAGATCCCTTTTGTTGAAAGCCAATAGAAATTATAGAATCCAAATACCTAATTTTCCAACAATGATCTTAAtgtcaaaaaggaaaatagatatCATCATAAAGGAAAACAAGAAACGTACCACTACAGTTGCCTTGATGATGGTATCTCCATCGTAACTAGACTTCATATCATTACCATGAGCACGAAAGATCGATAGCATCACATCGATGAAGTCTAGTTCACCTTCCATCTTACAAGATAGTGCCTTGCGACGATGTTCGTTTACCCAATTTTCAACTAGATAGTCCAGTTCCTTAGCAACACACTTCATGGACTTCACATGTCCTCCCAAGTCTAACCATCTGAGTAAAGGAAAGACATCCGAGATGACAAACACCCCACTTAGACGTTCCATCTCATTTATCGCTTTATGGAATCTCAGAGCCTCATCCTCATATCCAGCTTCAACGTTGCCACAATATCTCTTGCCTGCaattattttggtgatgatattTAAGCTTAGATGCCCAAACCACTGCTTCATCTCCACCTTTACAAGATGGGTAGTACTATTAGTATTAGTACCATCCCTGGCCCAAAGAGAGTACAACTCTTTGATGCATACATCTATTTCATTGATCCTTACGTGCTTGAGCATCTCTAGCCTTGTTTTGGAGAGGAGCTCAGTTGTGGCTATCTTTCTCATCTCACGCCAGTATGGTCCGTAAGGGGCAAACCCAAACATCGCATAATCGTAGCCCAAATACTTCCCAGCTGCACTGAGTGGGCGAGTGGCGAAAACCCtgtcattgatagtgaagcagtcCTTCACCATCTCCCAACTACTCACCACAAAGGTACGATGAACACCAAGCCGAAGCATAAAGGCTGGCCCGTATTTGTCAGCCATGGCACTGAAGGTTCGTTCAATCCTGTCTTGTCCTCCTAGCAAATGGAGGTGACCAATAATTGGCATGGCACCGGATGGTTCAGGTACCACCCTCCCCTTGTTTTCGTGACTGTTGGCCTTTCTTCTCCATTGGATGTAGAGGAAGGTTAGGGCAACAAAGATTGCCATTGCTTGTATTACAATAGCAATCTCCATGGTTGAGTGTGGGAATTGTTGATGCTTAGGGAATTTGCTTCGCTTGATATTTATATGGTTGGTATGTTTAATTATCAAGCTCTGCTTCATtagtatattttatttatgcatcagtttattttcttttcaaggCAAAGAACTtggagaaggaaaaaatttaGTTGCTACATGGACTACACTCAAGTAGTTACAACCTCCGATCACGATCGGAGAAAGTCAAAAAAGGTGCATAAACTCACCTTTTCCTTTAAATTCAtaaagttttatatttttaaaaaaccttataagattctatttctttgattaTGAATTAGGGTTGGAGATACTTGGCTGTCAAGTTTCGTTTTCAAAGAGGTGTCTACTTTCCTGTCCAATTCGATGGCTAATGTAAAACAAGTCAATAGGTCCGTTCACGaccttttctttgctttttctaATTGTTGTCAAGACGTGTAACCCAAGGGAAAACATTTGTTAGGTCGTGACATCACGGAGAGTACGCATGGGGTCTTGGATTTGAAACTAAAGTTGCAAAAGTGGAAAGCTTAACTTGGTGCACCTGAGGCGCAGTTCCCTAGTCCAACACGGTGATACTGTAGAGTATAGGCAAGTGTGAAGTGTCGGACAAATCTTAGAAGATGATCTGGCAACTGTTGGTGAACGTAAATGCTAATGATCTAATCTATATTGGCCACAAAACTATAGCATACTATACCTACACCTTAGATATGTGACGCAGAGTAGATTAAAGGATAAATATTCACATGAAGATTGTGTAGAAATTAATCAGATTTTTATCTAGCCCCAAAtgggatgatgatgattttttaattataaccataaatttatgaaaaaaatatatagaaataTGCCACATGTCGAATTTCATGACCTAAATTATATAGTCTATCATCTATCAAGAATTATCAACTAGTTTTCTAAAAAAAGGTTTTAATGTGATACCATATGGTAACACAACCATGTTGTCCATACAGTTTTGGTCCACATTGCTTGtgctatttctatttttttttttttttcttgtggtgGGGGAATTGAGTTGGGAGGTGATGactttatttggaaaaaaaaaatatgaaaaatagggTTGTCAATTCTAGGCCTACACCGATAAGTTTGACTTAGACTAATtcaattaataaacatgtcgtaGTACATAGTGCAGCCACCTAGTCTGACGGGCAACCAATTGGCTCGTTATATTTGTAAGTCCGATTTGAACGGATTCCTTTAAGCCCGTCTTAgtccgacccctttaatactacttgtatttagtACTAAGGTTATTGTGATATGTACAGTTGAGATGATGGTGGTTGTTATCTGAACATTCATCTCTTTTAGACATAGTTAAATTGATTTGAAGTTACTAAATTGGGTTGTGCAAGAACAGTTTAATTTATTTGAGTTCCATGTCATTGGCTTAATTCATTTAAACTATGAGATATTTTTCTGCTATGGCCATCTCtacctcattttattggtatttccCTTCAAGTCCATTTTAGAGACTAATTTTTAAGATGAGTAGGTTAAAACCCATTTGAAATTAAATAAGTATATAACCTGATAAAGACCCATTTATGGGAGTCCAATTAAAAGTTTTAAGACTAATTGTCCTAATTATTGACCTTAACATGTTTATCTTAATTAaacccatttaagtaaatgtgcGTTCAATCCTAAAAATAAAGATTGGTGGAACCAACTCAGTCCAACCGTATACCTAATGAAAAATCTAACTGGTAGAATAATCATGACTTTTAGAGGGCCTACGGAAAAGGAGACATAAAAAATCTAACTGGTGGAATAATTATGACTTGTTGAGGGGATCAGGCATTCAGGCCTAAGTGATCCTTCAATCACGTGTACCAGACTGGTCTCCAAATTGAATTCATGTCTCCGAAGAGATACCATGTGTCTAAGTTCAAGCCAAGAGGGGAAGCGCCTTGAAACAGAGTGATGGCAGCAAGCCGGTGGGTCTCGCAGAAGTCTAGGGAGGTGGAGTGATCGACTCCCTTGCCCCATGCTAAAAAACAGAACATTTGTGACTCCTCTTGCCCTCTGTATGCCCATAAGTGGATTTCTTATCGGTCAACTAACGGGTTGATAGTTTAGTAGTGAAAATGCTCTCAATCCATCACCTTTCGAGTCAACTAGTTGTGAGTTTAAGTTTTGGTATGCCCCATTATTATCCGTTGGTCCTATGGAAGCCTCGCTTGTCGTACGGGAGCTTGTCCTGgaactatgatcactaccatggaacatcttttttttgttaaaaaaataaataaataaataattaaaattccCTTATCAATccttataatataaaattaagttgaaatcaaaagagaacaaaaagAAAGCATGATATGATATTAATAGCCATCCACTTCAGGGTCTTAATAATTTTATGATATATACAATAGGGTACATATAGTCAAGGTATGATATTGTCACGAGAGGAGCAGAAAGTCTTCCACATTTGCTCAAACTTGGAATACAAGGATGGAGTAAATGTATTAAAATGACCTTAGTTCTTATAACCTAGTTAGACTTGGATTGCAAGTACAGAGTGGTTGGAAATGTTAGCTAAAACTAAAGgtctgtttgatttttcttctcctgtttctgtgtctagaaatagtagaaatgatttttgccattttctgtgctaagaaacgatttttgaaATTGTAAagaggtgtttgatttttctgttccCCAAAACTTTTCAATAGTATAGttgagttcaagacatgagtgaaggcacaacgttataggaatgcaactcacgagtgaaggcatgacattGGAGTTGCAGCTATGCTTCATGGAGATTAGcttcaaaaggatgaaggcaatccgaAACTGTGTGCTTCGCACAATCAGGTTGGAATCGTCGCATTTGAATAGCGataagtttcaacaatgggttggggtttgggtaggtcgagtaaagtatcgggtttttcacaatttttgttgctcccacttgtttctataaacagaaaaacaagtctaacttatttctccattcctatttcaagacacagaaataggcataaatttctatttctatttccaaaaacaagtgaaacaaaacaagaaaaatcaaacagtttttggggtgtttttctgtttttgagcacacaaaaacagaaaaaccgtttctagaaaaaaaatcaaacaggccctaattCTTTTAACCTTAGGTCTTATAAAAGTAATATTTATTGGGTAAAATGATTAAAATGCCCCTGGCCTTATTTAACTGTCCAAATCTTCTTGGATTAGTCTTACATTTTATATTCTTGTATGTTttatcatttaaaattatgtccTAAATATGGTGCAAAAGTGGTTTAATTTTAGCCACTCTTTTAAGAAATCTTC harbors:
- the LOC122064730 gene encoding cytochrome P450 CYP82D47-like, with translation MEIAIVIQAMAIFVALTFLYIQWRRKANSHENKGRVVPEPSGAMPIIGHLHLLGGQDRIERTFSAMADKYGPAFMLRLGVHRTFVVSSWEMVKDCFTINDRVFATRPLSAAGKYLGYDYAMFGFAPYGPYWREMRKIATTELLSKTRLEMLKHVRINEIDVCIKELYSLWARDGTNTNSTTHLVKVEMKQWFGHLSLNIITKIIAGKRYCGNVEAGYEDEALRFHKAINEMERLSGVFVISDVFPLLRWLDLGGHVKSMKCVAKELDYLVENWVNEHRRKALSCKMEGELDFIDVMLSIFRAHGNDMKSSYDGDTIIKATVVTLIVAGSDSTSLSLTWALSLLLNNRHVLGKAQDELDNYVGRDRHVDESDIKNLVYLQAIVKETLRLYPAAPIPVPHQAMEDCQVGGYHVPKGTKLLVNIWKLQRDPRVWLDPHEFKPERFLTTHDNVDVRGQQFEFVPFGSGVRSCPGITFAMQILHLTLARLLHGFNMETPSCEPIDMNEGLGLTLPKKTPLEVLFSPRLPSKLYEM